CGATCTGGCTGCCTCTGGCGGCTACTACGTTGCCGTTTCCACCGAGAAGATCTGGGCGCATCCGACCACGGTGACCGGTTCCATCGGCGTCATCGTGCAGGGGGTGAACCTCTCGGGCCTCTTCGACAAGATCGGCATCGAGGATCAGACCATCAAGTCGGGCAAGCACAAGGACATGATGTCGCCGCTGCGTCCGCAAGATGACTCCGACCGCAAGCTCATGCAGGGCGTCGTCGATTCTCTCTATGAGCAGTTCCTGGCCCGCGTGATGGCGGGCCGTCCCGAGGCCAAGGAAGAGCGCCTTCGCGAGATCGCCGATGGCCGCGTCTATACGGCGCAGACGGCGAAGGAAGAAAAGCTCATCGACGAGATCGGCTACTTCGACGACGTGGTGGAAGGCCTGCGCCAGCAGACCGGCCGGAAGTCCCTGCGCGTGGTGACCTACCGCAACAAGGAAATTCACGACGACAATATCTACGCCCAGGCGCGCCAGAGCACGATCAGCGAGGCGACGCTCGGGCACTGGGCGTCGATGCTGCTCAGCGGACAGGTGAGCGGCGGTTCGCCGTTTCTCTATTACTGGGCGCCCGGCCTTGGCCGGTAGGGCGAACACGCTTGCGTTGACGCGCCCGTGGGCTGGATATATGTAGCGATTGGTGCGAGCCGTCCGGTGGCGGCTTGCGGGGACACCGGGGGAAAGCCATGAGCCACGCAATTCATCGTTTCTGGGCGTTCGTCGCCCTGTTTGCCATCGTTGCAACCACATCTGCCTGCGGCGGGAAGAAGGCGGTCCTAGCGCCCGAGTGGGAACAGCTCAAG
This sequence is a window from Chrysiogenia bacterium. Protein-coding genes within it:
- the sppA gene encoding signal peptide peptidase SppA is translated as MKRFAVLFVLALTVLAQGCVTLNMFPPEHPLGEYTIGGDESADAKVLVVDVSGIILDTEQKGLLGLTGLENTAAKVRAALRKADEDRDIAAVIIRINSPGGTVTASDLIHYEIRSFRNRHPHIPVHAMMLDLAASGGYYVAVSTEKIWAHPTTVTGSIGVIVQGVNLSGLFDKIGIEDQTIKSGKHKDMMSPLRPQDDSDRKLMQGVVDSLYEQFLARVMAGRPEAKEERLREIADGRVYTAQTAKEEKLIDEIGYFDDVVEGLRQQTGRKSLRVVTYRNKEIHDDNIYAQARQSTISEATLGHWASMLLSGQVSGGSPFLYYWAPGLGR